One genomic window of Panicum hallii strain FIL2 chromosome 6, PHallii_v3.1, whole genome shotgun sequence includes the following:
- the LOC112896634 gene encoding uncharacterized protein LOC112896634, whose amino-acid sequence MNHFYPSIKSMMLGVKTTCSILRLHSLQLNQKSLPVVNFYNISVQFFWSKTIFASDYSVTSFLCSLILGARISTFLRGPQLTPYGFSSFKNDLEERQPSLLLWNETLLTVSKVEDQIYVLLNDISLLSTHTDAVWERLSEGNDDGYFVDRNFMPTNSLIQSILPLTKMKERRGRKKRRWV is encoded by the exons ATGAATCACTTCTACCCGAGCATCAAAAGTATGATGTTGGGTGTAAAGACGACATGTTCTATTCTGCGCTTGCATTCTCTTCAGCTGAACCAGAAGAGCTTACCGGTTGTAAATTTCTACAACATAAGTGTTCAATTTTTCTGGAGCAAAACAATATTTGCAAGTGATTATTCTGTTACATCTTTTCTTTGTTCCCTAATTTTAGGTGCAAGGATCTCGACTTTTTTGAGGGGCCCTCAGCTAACCCCTTATGG ATTCTCTTCATTCAAAAATGACCTTGAAGAGAGACAGCCCTCTCTCCTACTTTGGAATGAAACATTACTTACAGTATCTAAG GTTGAAGACCAAATTTATGTATTGCTGAATGATATTTCCTTGTTGAGTACTCATACCGATGCGGTGTGGGAAAGGTTAAGTGAG GGAAATGATGATGGATATTTTGTTGATCGTAACTTCATGCCTACAAATTCATTGATTCAATCAATACTG CCACTAACAAAAATGAAAGAAAGACGTGGAAGAAAAAAGCGGAGATGGGTCTGA